The window AGCCGGATACGACCGCGGTGATTTCGAAAAGGACTCCGATGTTTATGTCATTAATACATGTACTGTGACGAATACTGGTGATAAGAAAAGCCGACAAGTCATTCGTCGTGCTGTTCGAAAAAATCCGGATGCTGTTATTTGTGTAACAGGTTGTTATGCACAAACATCTCCTGCAGAAATCATGGCGATTCCAGGTGTAGATATCGTTGTCGGCACACAAGACCGGACAAAACTACTTGGACTAATCGATGACTTCCGTACGGAACGGCAGCCAATCAATGCTGTCCGCAACATTATGAAAAACAGGGTTTATGAAGAACTAGATGTCCCTGCTTTTACGGATCGCACGCGTGCGTCTCTCAAAATCCAAGAGGGATGCAATAACTTCTGTACGTTCTGCATTATTCCGTGGGCGAGGGGACTTATGCGCTCGCGCGATCCTCAAGAAGTCATTCGTCAGGCGCAACAACTTGTGGATGCTGGGTATCTTGAGCTTGTTTTAACGGGCATTCACACGGGCGGCTATGGAGAAGATCTGAAAGATTACAATCTTGCACGTTTGCTCCGTGATCTTGAAGCACAAGTCAAAGGACTGAAGCGTCTTCGTATCAGTTCGATTGAAGCGAGTCAGCTGACGGATGAAGTAATTGATGTTTTGCGCGATTCAACTACCATCGTCCGCCATTTACACATTCCAATCCAGTCGGGTTCTGATACAGTTCTGAAACGTATGCGGCGGAAGTATACAATGGCATTTTTCGCAGAACGTCTGGACAGACTTCGTGAAGCGCTACCGCAACTGGCAATCACTTCGGACGTCATCGTTGGTTTCCCTGGTGAAACGGAAGAAGAGTTTATGGAAACGTATAACTTCATCCGTGACCACCGATTCTCAGAACTGCATGTATTTCCTTATTCAAAACGGACAGGGACTCCTGCTGCAAGAATGGATGACCAGGTTCCTGAGGATGTGAAAAATGAACGTGTTCATCGCTTGATTGAATTGAACGATCAGCTGGCGAAACAGTATGCGTCAACATTTGAAAATGAAGTGCTTGAAGTTATTCCAGAAGAGAAATACAAACTTGATCCGGACAGCGGTCTTTATGAAGGATATTCGGATAACTATTTAAAAGTTGTTCTTCCCGCTGATGAATCTATGGTGGGTAAAATTGTTCGTGTGAAAATTGTACAAGCAGGCTATCCATACAATAAAGGACAGTTTGTCCGCGTTATTGAGGAAGAAACTCAGCTTGTTTAATTACATTCCTTTGAAAGCTGAGCAGGCCCTTTTATGGGTAGCTCAGCTTTTTCCGTGCAGAAATCAATTGTTCTTGATATGATGTGAGAAGTACGGACAACTCGAGGAGGTATTCATTTGAATACAAATTTTGCAACTTATATTGATCACACATTATTAAAAGCGGACGCGGCGAAAACAGAAATTACAGCACTATGTGAAGAGGCACGAAAATACACATTTGCATCCGTTTGTGTAAATCCGACTTGGGTTAAAACAGCAGCGGATAT of the Sporosarcina sp. FSL K6-1508 genome contains:
- the mtaB gene encoding tRNA (N(6)-L-threonylcarbamoyladenosine(37)-C(2))-methylthiotransferase MtaB gives rise to the protein MKDESVRKVSLFTLGCKVNHYETEAIWQLFKEAGYDRGDFEKDSDVYVINTCTVTNTGDKKSRQVIRRAVRKNPDAVICVTGCYAQTSPAEIMAIPGVDIVVGTQDRTKLLGLIDDFRTERQPINAVRNIMKNRVYEELDVPAFTDRTRASLKIQEGCNNFCTFCIIPWARGLMRSRDPQEVIRQAQQLVDAGYLELVLTGIHTGGYGEDLKDYNLARLLRDLEAQVKGLKRLRISSIEASQLTDEVIDVLRDSTTIVRHLHIPIQSGSDTVLKRMRRKYTMAFFAERLDRLREALPQLAITSDVIVGFPGETEEEFMETYNFIRDHRFSELHVFPYSKRTGTPAARMDDQVPEDVKNERVHRLIELNDQLAKQYASTFENEVLEVIPEEKYKLDPDSGLYEGYSDNYLKVVLPADESMVGKIVRVKIVQAGYPYNKGQFVRVIEEETQLV